From Streptomyces sp. NBC_00775, one genomic window encodes:
- a CDS encoding methylmalonyl-CoA mutase family protein has translation MGIPGEFPYDAGLHPGGYSTRLWTMRQLAGLRSAESTNERFAYLLGMGETGLSLAFDLPTQLGLDPDDPAADGEVGRTGVSIATVDDLGTVFAGIPLDQVSVSFTINATAPMLLAMWIVVAEESGVDPAALRGTLQNEMLKEFLARKAFIYDLDTSVRYALDVVEYCMSSLPGVNPISISGGHAREAGADAALEVACALASVDAYLGGMVDRGHTPEAVASRFSFIFGTDMELLKEAAKLRVARRRYAERMRDRWGVAEPRAMKLRAQVNTFGSALAYQEPLNNIVRATVQAIAAVLGGTQSLHVCSFDEAVQTPGPLGARIALRTQQILAHETDLARYADPLGGSHVVEGLVDEVGKEVDGWLQRIEDRGGIAACIRSGWLEGEIEELAFQDPGPTVGVLDPAPSASVSASERQLLLAESHTTTGGRRDVVRASCPAELDRLRADALSGSNVLPALIEAVRARATIGQLCAAMRPTDDDQQAALTS, from the coding sequence ATGGGCATACCTGGCGAGTTTCCCTACGACGCCGGTCTCCACCCCGGGGGTTACAGCACGCGGCTGTGGACCATGCGGCAGCTGGCGGGGCTGCGGAGCGCCGAGTCCACCAACGAGCGCTTCGCGTACCTGCTCGGCATGGGTGAGACGGGTCTCTCGCTGGCCTTCGACCTGCCGACCCAACTGGGGCTCGATCCCGACGACCCGGCCGCCGACGGGGAAGTGGGACGTACGGGTGTGTCCATCGCCACGGTCGACGACCTGGGGACCGTCTTCGCGGGGATCCCCCTCGACCAGGTGTCGGTGTCCTTCACCATCAACGCCACGGCACCCATGCTGCTGGCGATGTGGATCGTCGTCGCGGAGGAGTCCGGGGTCGATCCCGCCGCCCTGCGCGGCACCCTGCAGAACGAGATGCTCAAGGAGTTCCTCGCCCGCAAGGCCTTCATCTACGACCTGGACACCAGCGTCCGGTACGCCCTTGATGTCGTCGAGTACTGCATGAGCTCCCTGCCGGGCGTCAACCCCATCTCCATCTCCGGCGGCCACGCCCGGGAGGCCGGGGCGGACGCCGCTCTGGAGGTGGCGTGCGCGCTCGCGAGCGTCGACGCCTATCTGGGCGGGATGGTCGACCGCGGTCACACCCCGGAGGCGGTCGCGTCCAGGTTCAGCTTCATCTTCGGGACCGACATGGAGCTGCTCAAGGAGGCCGCCAAGCTGCGGGTCGCCCGCCGCCGGTACGCCGAGCGCATGCGGGACCGCTGGGGAGTCGCGGAACCCCGTGCCATGAAGCTGCGCGCCCAGGTCAACACCTTCGGGTCGGCGCTCGCCTACCAGGAGCCGCTCAACAACATCGTCCGCGCGACGGTGCAGGCGATCGCCGCCGTGCTCGGCGGCACCCAGTCCCTGCACGTGTGCAGTTTCGACGAAGCGGTGCAGACACCGGGGCCACTGGGCGCCCGGATCGCGCTGCGCACCCAGCAGATCCTCGCCCACGAGACGGATCTCGCCCGCTACGCGGACCCGCTCGGCGGCTCCCACGTCGTCGAGGGGCTGGTCGACGAGGTGGGCAAGGAGGTCGACGGCTGGCTGCAGCGGATCGAGGACCGTGGCGGCATCGCGGCGTGCATCCGCAGCGGCTGGCTGGAGGGAGAGATCGAGGAACTCGCCTTCCAGGATCCGGGGCCGACCGTGGGCGTCCTCGATCCCGCCCCGTCCGCGTCCGTGTCCGCCTCCGAACGGCAGCTCCTGCTCGCCGAGTCGCACACCACCACCGGGGGCCGGCGAGACGTCGTCCGCGCCAGCTGCCCGGCGGAGCTCGACCGGCTGCGCGCGGACGCCCTGTCCGGAAGCAATGTACTGCCCGCCCTCATCGAGGCCGTCCGTGCGCGCGCCACCATCGGACAGCTCTGCGCGGCCATGCGTCCGACCGACGACGACCAGCAGGCCGCACTCACGTCCTGA
- the ccrA gene encoding crotonyl-CoA carboxylase/reductase translates to MASLIEAVQQGADPAELMACEVPESYRAVFLRRADEQLFHGSESSGDKDVRRTLHVGEVPMPELAPDEALVAVMSSAVNYNTVWSALYEPVSTFRFLRQFGRQDRWTARHDLDYQVVGSDAAGVVVRVGSAVRHWSPGDRVVVNPPYIDEQDPVSQRDGMMTNGMLAWGFETNFGAFGDFAVVRASQLVPKPPHLSWEEAACNTLCLGTSYRMLIGDNGARIKAGDIVLIWGAAGGLGSYAVQLVRQAGGIAVGVVGSTAKADLMDRLGCHLVVDRNSVGLGDTGEGDPGSAWKALGSVIRKELGEDPHVAFEHVGKATFETSVNVVRRGGTVVTCGSSSGYQHAYDNRYLWMKLKRIIGSHGANADEACEANRLMRLGMVVPALSRVYPLHEAPEATRSVQLNAHEGKVGLLNLATAEGQGVTDQALRQQVGEERLRLFRDHASGSSAASAAGSAGAVTGR, encoded by the coding sequence ATGGCGAGTCTCATCGAGGCGGTTCAGCAAGGCGCCGATCCCGCCGAGCTGATGGCCTGCGAGGTTCCGGAGTCCTACCGCGCGGTGTTTCTGCGCCGTGCGGACGAGCAGTTGTTCCACGGCTCCGAGTCGTCCGGTGACAAGGACGTACGCCGCACACTGCACGTCGGTGAGGTGCCCATGCCGGAACTGGCGCCGGACGAGGCGCTGGTGGCGGTGATGTCCTCCGCCGTGAACTACAACACCGTCTGGTCGGCCCTGTACGAACCGGTGTCCACCTTCCGCTTCCTTAGGCAGTTCGGCCGCCAGGACCGCTGGACCGCGCGGCACGACCTCGACTACCAGGTCGTCGGCTCCGACGCGGCCGGTGTGGTCGTCCGGGTCGGCAGCGCGGTGCGGCACTGGTCGCCCGGTGACCGCGTGGTGGTCAACCCGCCCTACATCGACGAGCAGGACCCGGTCTCCCAGCGCGACGGCATGATGACCAACGGCATGCTGGCCTGGGGCTTCGAGACCAACTTCGGTGCCTTCGGCGACTTCGCCGTGGTGCGCGCCAGCCAGCTGGTGCCCAAGCCTCCGCACCTGTCCTGGGAGGAGGCCGCCTGCAACACCCTGTGCCTCGGGACCTCGTACCGCATGCTGATCGGCGACAATGGCGCCCGGATCAAGGCCGGGGACATCGTGCTGATCTGGGGCGCGGCGGGCGGCCTGGGCTCGTACGCCGTGCAGCTCGTGCGGCAGGCCGGCGGTATCGCCGTCGGGGTCGTCGGCTCCACCGCGAAGGCCGACCTGATGGACCGCCTGGGCTGTCATCTCGTCGTCGACCGCAACAGCGTGGGCCTCGGCGACACCGGCGAGGGAGATCCGGGATCCGCCTGGAAGGCCCTGGGCTCGGTCATCCGGAAGGAACTCGGCGAGGACCCCCATGTCGCCTTCGAACACGTCGGCAAGGCCACCTTCGAGACCTCGGTGAACGTGGTGCGGCGCGGCGGCACGGTGGTGACCTGCGGATCCAGCAGCGGCTACCAGCACGCGTACGACAACCGCTACCTCTGGATGAAGCTCAAGCGGATCATCGGCAGCCACGGGGCCAACGCCGACGAGGCATGCGAGGCCAACCGACTGATGCGCCTGGGCATGGTGGTGCCCGCCCTGTCGCGCGTCTACCCGCTGCACGAGGCGCCCGAGGCCACGCGCTCGGTCCAGCTCAACGCACACGAGGGGAAGGTCGGCCTGCTCAACCTGGCCACCGCCGAGGGGCAGGGCGTGACGGACCAGGCGTTGCGGCAGCAGGTCGGCGAGGAGCGGCTGCGGCTGTTCCGCGATCACGCCTCGGGGAGCTCCGCGGCGAGCGCCGCGGGGAGCGCCGGGGCGGTGACGGGCCGGTGA
- a CDS encoding amino acid adenylation domain-containing protein, with translation MTIPEPVTIPEAFRRQVAHRPDAVAVATAAERLSYAELDRRSDDLARDLVAAGVRAGDRVLVCLERSAGLVVGLLAVLKARAAYLPVDLGEAPARLAGILADAEVRLALCDTAGAALLENQDVPVLREGGGAARPEPSDEGGAAPGPPITPELPATPEDLACIMYTSGSTGRPKGVMVPHRAVLNLVTEPNYVTLTPEDRVLHLAPVAFDAATFEIWGALLNGARLEPAPASPVGPQELGALLRERRISVLWLTAALFHRQIDFSPESLSGARVVLAGGDVLSVEHVRKLRAAAPDLEIVNGYGPTEATTFSVCHRIAPEEEFAHSVPIGVPIQGASAELRDESGTAVDEGVEGAEGAEGAEGAEGAEGELWIAGAGVAHGYWRRPDLTAERFVADAAGRTWYRTGDLARRRDDGVLEFLGRIDGQFKLRGHRVEPGEIENLLAAHPQVRQAAVGVRDNLVGDPKLVAWVTTTGPLDRKALRAYVRERLPEYMVPTVFATVDALPVTANGKVDRPALPTPDWRRKENYV, from the coding sequence GTGACGATCCCGGAGCCGGTGACGATCCCCGAGGCGTTCCGGCGGCAGGTGGCGCACCGCCCCGACGCCGTCGCCGTCGCTACAGCGGCCGAGCGGCTCAGCTACGCCGAACTCGACCGCCGTTCCGACGACTTGGCCCGTGACCTGGTCGCGGCCGGGGTCCGCGCGGGCGATCGCGTCCTGGTGTGCCTGGAGCGGTCGGCCGGCCTCGTGGTGGGTCTGCTCGCGGTGCTGAAGGCCCGTGCGGCGTACCTGCCGGTGGACCTCGGCGAGGCTCCGGCACGGCTGGCCGGGATCCTCGCCGACGCCGAGGTCAGGCTCGCCCTGTGCGACACGGCCGGCGCCGCGCTGCTGGAGAACCAGGACGTGCCCGTACTGCGTGAAGGCGGCGGGGCGGCGCGTCCGGAGCCGTCGGACGAGGGCGGGGCCGCACCCGGACCCCCCATCACCCCCGAACTCCCGGCCACCCCCGAGGACTTGGCCTGCATCATGTACACCTCGGGATCCACCGGCCGACCCAAGGGCGTCATGGTCCCGCACCGGGCCGTACTGAATCTGGTGACCGAGCCCAACTACGTCACGCTGACTCCCGAGGACCGCGTGCTGCACCTCGCGCCGGTCGCCTTCGACGCGGCGACCTTCGAGATCTGGGGTGCCCTGCTCAACGGGGCCCGGCTGGAGCCGGCGCCCGCCTCTCCGGTCGGGCCGCAGGAGTTGGGCGCGCTGCTGCGCGAGCGGCGGATCAGTGTGCTGTGGCTGACCGCCGCGCTGTTCCACCGCCAGATCGACTTCTCCCCGGAGTCGTTGAGCGGGGCGCGCGTGGTGCTGGCCGGCGGTGACGTGCTGTCCGTGGAACATGTGCGCAAACTCCGGGCGGCCGCCCCGGACTTGGAGATCGTCAACGGCTACGGACCCACCGAGGCCACCACCTTCTCGGTGTGCCACCGGATCGCCCCGGAGGAGGAGTTCGCGCACTCGGTGCCGATCGGCGTACCCATTCAGGGGGCCTCGGCAGAGCTGCGCGACGAGTCCGGCACGGCGGTCGACGAAGGTGTGGAGGGCGCGGAGGGCGCGGAGGGCGCGGAGGGCGCGGAGGGCGCTGAGGGTGAACTGTGGATCGCCGGGGCCGGTGTCGCGCACGGCTACTGGCGGCGGCCCGACCTGACGGCGGAGCGTTTCGTCGCCGATGCCGCCGGCCGGACCTGGTACCGCACCGGCGACCTGGCGCGCCGGCGGGACGACGGCGTGCTGGAGTTCCTGGGCCGTATCGACGGGCAGTTCAAACTGCGCGGGCACCGGGTGGAACCCGGCGAGATCGAGAATCTGCTGGCCGCGCACCCGCAGGTGCGCCAGGCCGCCGTCGGGGTCCGCGACAACCTGGTCGGCGACCCCAAGCTGGTGGCCTGGGTGACCACCACCGGCCCCCTCGACCGCAAGGCGCTGCGTGCCTACGTACGCGAGCGGCTGCCCGAGTACATGGTCCCGACCGTGTTCGCGACCGTCGACGCGCTGCCCGTCACGGCGAACGGCAAGGTCGACCGGCCCGCGCTACCGACTCCCGACTGGCGACGCAAGGAGAACTATGTCTGA
- a CDS encoding acyl carrier protein, translated as MSELRAGLARTVGETWHEVLGIDGIGPDDDFFDLGGDSMVAARLSALLEERLGIEVPLLTVFDNPTVAQLTAELESAHADRN; from the coding sequence ATGTCTGAGCTGAGAGCGGGGCTGGCGCGGACCGTCGGCGAGACCTGGCACGAGGTGCTCGGTATCGACGGGATCGGCCCCGACGACGACTTCTTCGACCTCGGCGGGGATTCGATGGTGGCGGCCCGGCTGAGCGCGCTGCTGGAGGAACGGCTCGGGATCGAGGTTCCGCTGCTGACCGTGTTCGACAACCCGACGGTCGCACAACTCACTGCGGAACTGGAGAGCGCACATGCCGACCGAAACTGA
- a CDS encoding MFS transporter, whose product MPTETETPVARKPGKRDVRLWIAGTSVSLFGDAALWIALGVWMKDLTGSNGMAGLAFAAYVVPRLGAPFLGLVVDRFRRRPLIALLNFVLAGWVCLAFLVHDEHQAWLLYLVLFGIGLGVGMHNAAGSALLTNLVHADDLGPTNALLRTVQEAGMLAAPAIGSLLYVSFGPRLVAGVEVATFLICAFSVLAVRVDEPAPKPPEGTLPQELMAGLRHLARTPRLRAVSIAMGGGLLGFGFIETVIYAIADQGLHRSAAFVGVLTVAKGIGSVLGGLAGMRVLKRVGPGREGLLTVCGLSMMALGCAIVVLPGIVAALAGVFVMGLGTPGAVVGLYTSVQRNSPAQLQGRVASVASMLATAPQVLSVATGAALIATVDYRILLVVMVALIGTSACYLALRVRGFDHADEARPATAGVAEPAAAAD is encoded by the coding sequence ATGCCGACCGAAACTGAGACGCCGGTGGCCCGGAAGCCCGGGAAACGCGATGTCCGGCTGTGGATCGCCGGAACCAGCGTCTCGCTGTTCGGCGACGCGGCCCTGTGGATCGCCCTCGGCGTCTGGATGAAGGACCTGACCGGTTCGAACGGAATGGCCGGACTGGCCTTCGCCGCCTATGTGGTGCCACGCCTCGGCGCCCCGTTCCTCGGCCTGGTCGTGGACCGTTTCCGCCGCCGGCCGCTGATCGCCCTGCTCAACTTCGTGCTGGCGGGCTGGGTCTGTCTGGCCTTCCTCGTCCATGACGAGCACCAGGCGTGGCTGCTCTACCTGGTGCTGTTCGGCATCGGACTGGGCGTCGGCATGCACAACGCGGCGGGCAGCGCCCTGCTCACCAATCTGGTGCACGCCGACGATCTGGGACCGACCAACGCACTGCTGCGGACCGTGCAGGAGGCCGGCATGCTCGCCGCCCCCGCGATCGGCTCGCTCCTGTACGTCAGCTTCGGCCCCCGCTTGGTGGCCGGAGTGGAAGTCGCGACCTTCCTGATCTGCGCGTTCAGCGTCCTCGCGGTCCGGGTGGACGAGCCCGCGCCGAAGCCCCCCGAGGGCACGCTTCCGCAGGAACTGATGGCCGGCCTGCGCCACTTGGCACGCACGCCGCGGCTGCGGGCGGTGTCCATCGCCATGGGCGGCGGTCTGCTCGGCTTCGGCTTCATCGAGACGGTGATCTACGCCATCGCCGACCAGGGCCTGCACCGCAGCGCGGCGTTCGTCGGTGTGCTCACCGTCGCGAAGGGCATCGGCTCGGTGCTCGGCGGCCTGGCCGGCATGCGCGTACTCAAGCGGGTGGGGCCGGGCAGGGAGGGGCTGCTGACCGTGTGCGGCCTCAGCATGATGGCCCTCGGCTGCGCGATTGTGGTGCTGCCCGGCATCGTCGCGGCCCTGGCGGGCGTGTTCGTGATGGGCCTGGGCACCCCCGGCGCGGTCGTCGGTCTCTACACCTCGGTGCAGCGGAACTCTCCCGCGCAGTTGCAGGGCCGTGTCGCGTCGGTGGCGAGCATGCTCGCCACCGCCCCCCAGGTGTTGTCCGTGGCGACCGGTGCCGCGCTGATCGCCACCGTCGACTACCGGATCCTGCTGGTCGTCATGGTCGCCCTGATCGGTACCAGCGCCTGCTATCTGGCCCTTCGCGTACGCGGCTTCGACCACGCCGATGAGGCGCGGCCCGCCACGGCGGGCGTGGCCGAGCCGGCCGCCGCCGCCGACTGA
- a CDS encoding condensation domain-containing protein, with protein sequence MTSAPIALPLTPQQRGVYFLHCLAPDSAVYNVPIVLRVRGGLDRERLRAAVGALQSRHQALRLTVEERDGQVLQLIHSAEAAAPVEVSWTRLPGADAETAAGEAVRRAAQPFDVVRGPLMRVDVVELSPDDHALVLCFHHLIIDEVAATALAGELDRLYGDPAALPAAGPEHQYADFCAGLLAEPDPAGLAFWRDRLAGMPVLPLPEEHIPEEHGLFTGDRVGFTVPEKTAARLAEVCRGHRVSEFMVFHAALMVLLHRWTGAADIAVGTPMSGRIDLRFAETVGFFQNTVVLRGAVVPEQGFAALLKTARRTVLESLQRQDTPFEAVVDALRPARESTRNPLFQAALVFNRRKVEQDWTLPGLQVEPLPFVWPASHFDLTLTLLHESGVLKGDFAYSAQRFTKETVERVVAVFLHLLDGLLAAPDAPVGDVELMDADDLEHVLALGTRAGRYVLDERLRPLPLGFYGAVHTGDPSAGVTTATGERGRFAPDGRFELWRDPAEAALAAHPAVSAAVIVSCAQGEGDGHETVGCVVPRPGTELPSARELLTHLQARVPAHLVPQRIVFCAAIPAGADGRPDLDAVAELVAARPEPDGRPDEPADEEPRDETERRLAGLFEELLGVPGLGRYDNFFDFGGHSLLAVRLVARVAEEFGRPLGVGVFMNHPTVAALARVLADGTPAEAGGLVRLREGDGGSGDLGGVPLAVALIHPVGGTLMCYGDLVSLLPAGVEVVGLERVAGTHPEDTSYQDLVSRYAATLAGALPGRRIALLGWSLGGVLAHSVAAELGALGHDVALVALLDSLAQRTGEDAERMSGTGAELFALAASVRQDGTGVLGATAGRQLLMRRFGVDLAALRETPAEQAARMLEDWGRLLGLVAECAPALPAAPVQLFLCADNPPGYPEALAASWEGLHGELDVRSVPGTHTEVLGSPAVEQVVAAFLERIERS encoded by the coding sequence GTGACGAGCGCCCCCATAGCGCTGCCGCTGACGCCGCAGCAGAGAGGCGTGTACTTCCTGCACTGCCTGGCTCCGGACAGCGCCGTCTACAACGTGCCCATCGTGCTGCGGGTGCGGGGCGGGCTCGACCGCGAGCGGCTGCGTGCCGCCGTGGGCGCGTTGCAGTCCCGGCATCAGGCGCTGCGCCTGACCGTCGAGGAGCGCGACGGCCAGGTCCTTCAGCTGATCCACTCCGCCGAGGCCGCCGCCCCGGTCGAGGTGTCCTGGACGCGGCTGCCGGGAGCGGACGCGGAGACGGCGGCCGGGGAGGCCGTACGGCGGGCGGCCCAGCCCTTCGACGTCGTACGCGGCCCGCTGATGCGTGTCGACGTGGTGGAGCTGAGCCCCGACGACCACGCGCTGGTGCTGTGCTTCCACCACCTGATCATCGACGAGGTCGCCGCGACCGCGCTGGCGGGCGAGCTGGACCGGCTCTACGGCGATCCGGCCGCCCTTCCCGCGGCCGGCCCCGAGCACCAGTACGCGGACTTCTGCGCCGGGCTGCTGGCCGAGCCCGACCCCGCGGGTCTCGCGTTCTGGCGCGACCGGCTGGCCGGGATGCCCGTGCTGCCGCTGCCGGAGGAGCACATCCCCGAGGAGCACGGCCTGTTCACCGGGGACCGGGTCGGATTCACGGTGCCGGAGAAGACCGCCGCGCGGCTCGCCGAGGTGTGCCGCGGCCACCGGGTCTCGGAGTTCATGGTCTTCCACGCCGCGCTGATGGTGCTGCTGCACCGCTGGACCGGCGCCGCCGACATCGCGGTCGGCACCCCGATGAGCGGCCGGATCGATCTGCGGTTCGCCGAGACCGTGGGCTTCTTCCAGAACACGGTCGTCCTGCGCGGCGCGGTGGTGCCCGAGCAGGGCTTCGCCGCACTGCTCAAGACCGCCCGGCGGACCGTTCTGGAGAGTCTGCAACGCCAGGACACGCCCTTCGAGGCGGTGGTGGACGCACTGCGCCCGGCACGCGAGTCCACCCGCAACCCGCTGTTCCAGGCGGCCCTCGTCTTCAACCGCCGCAAGGTGGAGCAGGACTGGACCCTCCCCGGTCTTCAGGTGGAGCCGCTGCCGTTCGTGTGGCCGGCCTCCCACTTCGACCTGACCCTCACGCTGCTGCACGAATCCGGCGTGCTCAAGGGCGACTTCGCCTACAGCGCGCAGCGCTTCACGAAGGAGACCGTGGAGCGCGTGGTGGCGGTGTTCCTGCACCTCCTCGACGGTCTGCTGGCCGCTCCGGACGCCCCGGTCGGCGACGTGGAACTGATGGACGCCGACGACCTCGAACACGTACTGGCCCTCGGCACGCGGGCCGGCCGGTACGTCCTGGACGAGCGGCTGCGCCCCCTGCCGCTCGGCTTCTACGGCGCGGTGCACACCGGCGACCCCTCCGCCGGGGTCACCACCGCCACCGGCGAGCGGGGCAGATTCGCCCCGGACGGCCGCTTCGAACTGTGGCGCGACCCGGCCGAGGCGGCCCTGGCGGCCCACCCGGCCGTAAGCGCCGCCGTCATCGTCTCCTGCGCGCAGGGCGAGGGCGACGGTCACGAGACCGTCGGCTGCGTCGTACCGCGTCCCGGCACGGAACTCCCCAGCGCACGCGAGCTGTTGACCCATCTGCAGGCCCGGGTGCCCGCTCATCTCGTTCCCCAGCGGATCGTGTTCTGCGCGGCGATCCCCGCCGGCGCGGACGGCCGCCCCGACCTCGACGCGGTGGCCGAGCTGGTCGCCGCCCGCCCGGAGCCGGACGGCCGGCCGGACGAGCCGGCGGACGAGGAACCGCGGGACGAGACCGAGCGGCGGCTGGCCGGCCTCTTCGAGGAGCTGCTGGGCGTACCCGGCCTCGGCCGGTACGACAACTTCTTCGACTTCGGCGGCCACTCGCTGCTGGCCGTACGTCTGGTCGCGCGGGTCGCCGAGGAGTTCGGCCGGCCGCTGGGCGTCGGGGTGTTCATGAACCACCCGACCGTGGCCGCGCTGGCCCGGGTCCTGGCCGACGGGACACCGGCGGAGGCCGGCGGCCTGGTCCGGCTGCGGGAGGGCGACGGCGGATCCGGCGACCTAGGGGGTGTTCCCCTGGCGGTGGCCCTGATCCACCCCGTCGGCGGCACCCTCATGTGCTACGGCGACCTCGTCTCCCTGCTCCCCGCGGGCGTCGAGGTCGTCGGCCTGGAAAGGGTCGCGGGCACGCACCCCGAGGACACCTCCTACCAGGACCTGGTGAGCCGGTACGCCGCCACGCTGGCCGGGGCCCTGCCCGGCCGCCGTATCGCCCTGCTCGGCTGGTCGCTCGGCGGAGTCCTGGCGCACTCGGTCGCGGCGGAACTCGGCGCGCTCGGCCACGACGTGGCACTGGTCGCCCTGCTCGACTCCCTCGCCCAGCGCACCGGGGAGGACGCCGAGCGGATGTCGGGCACCGGCGCCGAACTGTTCGCGCTCGCCGCGTCGGTACGCCAGGACGGCACCGGCGTGCTCGGCGCCACCGCCGGGCGGCAGCTGCTGATGCGCCGCTTCGGCGTCGACCTGGCCGCGCTGCGCGAGACGCCCGCCGAGCAGGCCGCGCGGATGCTGGAGGACTGGGGCCGGCTGCTCGGCCTGGTCGCCGAGTGCGCACCGGCCCTGCCCGCGGCGCCCGTCCAGCTGTTCCTGTGCGCGGACAACCCGCCCGGATACCCCGAGGCGCTCGCCGCGAGCTGGGAGGGCCTGCACGGGGAACTCGACGTGCGCAGCGTGCCCGGCACCCACACCGAGGTGCTCGGCTCTCCCGCCGTCGAGCAGGTCGTGGCGGCGTTCCTGGAGCGGATCGAGCGGTCATGA
- a CDS encoding diiron oxygenase: MTHPRVAKDWYESAGVRGAPRRMLEEDREAGLKVFPEALVPHLRHEGLADLGAEGRRALLTQHFYQYMQFTAHLETKVVNRGAAMVAHGETDLDVGPGARLDAFKIYSDEAYHALFSLDVVQQVEKVTAVPVLPYDFGPRMERLDRTADRFLPDHGSLAQLLQVVAFETVVTRFLSRIPRDETVFRVVREVVGDHVRDEVHHHAYFTRFFKELWAGLSPALRVKVACGMPHFVNDCLRPDLGPVRAALLSAGLTTDRAEEVIRDCYREETLVAAVRDAGRHTLGLCEYVGAFDIPEAQEQLRVLGLAD; the protein is encoded by the coding sequence ATGACGCACCCTCGGGTCGCCAAGGACTGGTACGAGAGCGCCGGGGTGCGCGGCGCGCCCCGCCGGATGCTGGAGGAGGACCGCGAGGCGGGGCTGAAGGTGTTCCCCGAGGCGCTGGTCCCGCATCTGCGCCACGAGGGGCTCGCGGACCTCGGCGCCGAGGGCCGCCGGGCGCTGCTGACCCAGCACTTCTACCAGTACATGCAGTTCACCGCACACCTGGAGACCAAGGTCGTCAACCGGGGGGCCGCGATGGTGGCGCACGGCGAGACCGACCTCGACGTGGGGCCCGGCGCCCGGCTGGACGCCTTCAAGATCTACAGCGACGAGGCGTACCACGCGCTGTTCAGCCTGGACGTGGTCCAGCAGGTCGAGAAGGTCACGGCCGTCCCGGTGCTGCCCTACGACTTCGGTCCGCGGATGGAGCGGCTGGACCGCACCGCCGACCGTTTCCTGCCGGACCACGGCTCGCTCGCCCAGCTGCTCCAGGTTGTCGCCTTCGAGACCGTGGTGACCAGGTTCCTCAGCCGGATACCGCGCGACGAGACGGTGTTCCGCGTGGTGCGCGAGGTCGTCGGCGACCACGTCCGTGACGAGGTGCACCACCACGCCTACTTCACCCGGTTCTTCAAGGAACTGTGGGCCGGGCTCTCCCCGGCGCTGCGGGTCAAGGTGGCGTGCGGCATGCCGCACTTCGTCAACGACTGCCTGCGCCCCGACCTCGGCCCGGTCCGCGCCGCCCTGCTCTCGGCCGGCCTCACCACAGACCGCGCCGAGGAGGTGATCCGCGACTGCTACCGCGAGGAGACGCTCGTCGCGGCGGTGCGCGACGCCGGACGGCACACCTTGGGGCTGTGCGAGTACGTGGGCGCCTTCGACATCCCCGAGGCACAGGAACAGCTGCGGGTGCTGGGGCTCGCCGACTGA